DNA sequence from the Streptomyces sp. CA-210063 genome:
CGGGCGCGCCCCGCGAGGTCGGCCGCGTCCTGGACGCCACGCCCGGCCTGAGCCGGCTCAGCCAGCAGAACGGCAGCGCCCTGTGGCGCGTGGACCGCCAGGTCGCCCGCGTCACCATCGAGGCCTCCTCCGGCGACCCGAAGGCCGTCGCCGCGGGCCCCGTCGACGTGCACACCACCATCCCGGCCGGCGGCTCGGGCCGGGTCCTGCGCCTCGCCGACACCGCCGACGAGTCCTGGACCGCCACCCTCGACGGCAAGCCGCTCACCGCGACCACGGTCGACGGCTGGGCCCAGGGCTTCCAACTGCCCGTCGACGGCGGCAAGCTGGACGTCACCTTCGACGCCCCGGTGACCCACACCGGCTGGCTGTGGGCCCAGGGCTCGCTCGCCGTCGTCCTCGTCGTCCTCGCCCTGCCCGGCCGCCGCCGGGACGTCGACGACGACCTCCCCGACGAGCCGGTCGCCGCGCCCGCCCAGGACACCACCGGCGACGGCCGCCGCGCCCGCCGCCTGCGCGCCCAGGCGGAGTCCGAGGCCGAACAGTCCGCCGACCCCGACCTGCCGACTCCTCCGGGGGAGGCCCCGGTCGCCGCCCCCGTCCCGCAGCAGCACGCGTACGGAGAGTGGGACACCGCCAACCACGCGGGCGCGGGCGCCACATACGGCCAGTACGACCAGCAGTACCAGGGCGCCCAGCAGTACCCGGCGGGCACGTACGACCAGCAGCACTACCAGGGCGACCCCTACCAGGGCGGCCAGTACGACCCGTACGCCTCCTACGGCGGCAATACGGCCTCGTACGACCAGACGTACACCCAGGGCTACGACGCGACGTACGACCCGTCGCACGGCACCGGCGCCGACAGCGAGCGCCCCGACGGGAGCCAGCAGTGAACCGCACGACCCTGTCCCTGATCGCCGGCACGACCGCCCTCGCCGCCGTCACCGGCTTCGCCGCACTCACCGCGCCCGACGCCTCCGGCGGCGACACCACCACCAAGGCCGCCGCCCAACTGCCCGTGCAGCGCACGAGCCTGCTCTGCCCCCAGCCGAGCACCTCGGACGTCGCGGAGACGGCGTACACCTCCTTCACACCCGTCACCGAGGGCACCGGCGCCGAAGGCAGCGCCGAACTCGTGGCGGCCGGCGAGGAGTCGACGGGCAAGGCGAACAAGACAGACAAGGCGGACAAGGGCAAGGCCGACAAGCCCGTCGTCGAGGTCAAGGGGCCCGGCAAGCCCGTCACCGGCAGCACCGACGGCGGTGACTCGCCCGCACTGATCGGCACGGCCGAGGAGAAGTTCGCGCCCGGCTGGACGGTCCAGGAGACCACCGAGGTCGCCGCCGGCACCGGCCGCGGCCTGCTCGGTGTCAACTGCACCGCCCCGGACACGGAGTTCTGGTTCCCGGGCGCCGGCACGGTCGCGGACCGTACGGACTACGTCCACCTCACCAACCCGGACGATTCGGCGGCCGTCGTCGACATCGAGCTCTACGGCAAGGACGGCGCCCTGAAGTCCACGGTGGGGGAGGGCATCACGGTCCAGCCCCGCTCCACCGAGCCGGTCCTGCTGTCGACGCTCGCCACGGCGAAGGAGGCCGACCTCACGGTCCACGTCAGCGTCCGCAGCGGCCGGGTCGCCGCCGCTGTCCAGGCCCTCGACGACAAGCTGGGCGGCGACTGGCTCGCCGCCGCGACCGACCCGGCCGCCGAGCTGGTCCTCCCCGGCATCCCGAAGGACGCCACGTCCGTACGCCTCGTCGTCTTCGCCCCCGGCGAGACCGACGCCGACCTGAAGCTGCGACTCGCCTCGCCCAACGGCCCGATCACCCCGGCGGGCAACGAGACGCTGCACGTCAAGGGGGGCATGACCGCCTCCGCCGACCTCGGCGACATCACGCGCGGCGAGGCCGGTTCCCTGCTGCTGACCCCGACCGACGCGTCGGTCCCGGTGGTGGCCGCCCTCCGCGTCGTCCGCGGCAAGGGCGACAACCAGGAAACGGCCTTCATCCCGGCCACCCGCCCGGTCGGCACGCGCGCCACGGTCGCCGACAACCGCGCCAAGGGCACCACCCTCGCCCTCACCGCCCCCACCCGCACGGCCAAGGTCAAGGTCACCGCCTCCGCCGGCACCACCGCCGGCGAACCCACGACCAAGACCTTCACGATCAAAGCCGGCACGACCCAGAACATCGACATGCCCGCCCCGGCCGGCCTCAAGGGCACCTACGCCCTCACCGTCGAACCGGTCTCCGGCGGCCCCGTCTACGCCTCCCGCACCCTGGAATCCAAGCTCGGCACCCTCCCCGCCTTCACCATCCAAACCCTCCCGAACGACCGAGGCACGGTAGCGGTCCCGGAGGCGGAACAGGACTTGTCGGTACTGCAGAGGTAGACCGCGGGAGAGCCCCCGGTCAAAAAGCACGGGGCGCAGCCCCTGCTTTTTTTTGGGGGGCGCGGGGAACTGCGCGACCAGCCCCCACCCACCCGCACCCGAAGAACCACCTGAGTGGGGTCGAAGGGGCGCAGCCCCTGGGGGTGGGACGGGTAGGGCGGCGGGGGCGGCGGGGGCGAAACCCATCCCGGGCGAACCCCCGCCGTCAGTCCTCCCCGTACCGAGGATCCACCGTCTCCGGATTCAGCCCCAGCAACTCGGCCACCTGCTCCACCACGACCTCATGCACCAGCGCGGCCCGCTCATCCCGCCCCTTGGTCCGAATCTCCACCGGCCGCCGATAGACAACAACCCGAGCCGGCCGCCCCTCCCGCGCGACGACGATCCCCCCCAGAGGCACAGCCTCGTCATTCCACTCCGCGTCCCCCGGCCCATCGAGCCGAGGCACCTCAAGCACAAGAAAGTCGACATCCGTGAGCTGCGGCCACCGCCGCTCCAGCCGCTCCACGGAGTCCTGCACAAGATCCGCGAACATCTCCGCACGACTCGCCGCGAGCGGCACCTGCGGCGGCGCGATCGGCCCGCGCATCCCCCTGCCGTGCCGATCTCGGCGGCGGGGCCCAGGTGCGGAGGCGGCGCGAGGCGGTACGAGGTTCTCCATCACCTGTGAAGCGTAGTCCTCACGAGGTCCGCCCGCCCGGCTCCACACCCTCGGCCACCCCCACCGGCCTGACATCGCTGACCTGGCACGTCCAACCGGCTCGCCGTACGACGGGGCTCCGGAGGGTTGTAGGGCATGTCGCAGGATGACCATTCCGGCCAAGGTTGGGCTCGATTCCATATCTCTCCGAGACTGATGAACTAGCGCCAATTGGCATGGTTTGTATAGAAAATTGATCGAATTCAGGATCGTTCGGCATCCCGGACGAGGGGTTGCTCGCAGGTCAACGCGGTGGGGCCGGAGGGGCGTGTGGGGCGTTTCACAGCACGACACGGTGGAGTGACCTGGTGGAGAGTCGTCGCGGCCCGCTCAAGAGTGCGGTACCGTCCAACGTCGTGAGCCCTGTACGTCGCTGTTCGCGCACCGCTTGCGGCCGCCCCGCCGTCGCGACGCTGACGTACGTCTACGCCGACTCGACCGCGGTCCTCGGCCCCCTCGCCACCTACGCCGAACCCCACTGCTACGACCTGTGCGCCGAGCACTCCGAGCGCCTCACCGCCCCGCGCGGCTGGGAAGTCGTACGCCTGCTGGACGGCTCGGCCCCCGCCCGCCCCAGCGGTGACGACCTGGAAGCGCTTGCCAACGCCGTGCGCGAGGCGGCCCGCCCGCAGCGGCGTGCCGCGGAGGCCGGTGGCGGCGCCCGCTCGGCGGACCCGATGGAGGTCGCCCGCCGCGGCCATCTCCGGGTCCTGCGCTCCCCCGACAACTGACGCGCGGACAAGCTGACGCGCGGACAGCACGCGCGGACAAGCTGACGCTCGGACAACCGGCGTGCCGAACGCGGCCGTTGCCGGACGCGCTCCTTCGCGGTCGTCCCCCTCCCGTTCGGTGTGGCTGTTTCCGTTCCCGCCGTTCCGCCCAGTGGTGCACGCCTGTTGACGCCGTGTCGCCGCGGACGCGACCATTCCGGGTGCCCGTGCCGTGAGAAACCGCTTTCCGCATCGCGGAATACGGGGAGGCTCCCGTGTACGTCCAGGAACTGGAACCCGTGGCCGGCTCGCTCGGCCTGTCCGCCCTCGTCGCCACCCTGCCCCTCGTCATCGTCCTGGTTCTGCTCGGCGGTGTGCGCCTGAAAGCGCATCTGGCGGGCTTGATCGGCCTCCTGGCGGCCGTTCTGGTCGCCTGGCTCGCCTATCGCATGCCGCTCGGCCAGACGCTCTCCAGTGCGGCCCAGGGTGCCGCGTTCGGCCTCTTCCCGATCATGTGGATCGTCGTCAACGCCCTGTGGGTGTACCGGATGACCGTCCACACCCGGCACTTCGACATCCTGCGCCGTTCCTTCGGGCGGCTCTCCGACGACCCGCGCATCCAGGCGCTCGTCGTCGCGTTCTGCTTCGGCGCGCTCCTGGAGGCCCTCGCCGGCTTCGGCGCGCCGGTCGCCATCTGCTCGGTGATGCTCGTCGCGCTCGGCTTCGAACCGGTGAAGGCCGCCGTGGTCGCCCTGGTCGCCAACACCGCACCCGTCGCCTTCGGCGCCATGGGCACCCCGGTCGTGACCCTCGCCCAGGTCACCGAACTGCCCCTGGACACCGTCGCGTCCGTGGTCGGCCGGCAGACACCGCTGCTGGCCCTCGTGGTGCCCCTGGTGCTCGTCTGGCTCGTCGACGGGCGGCGCGGGCTGCGCGAGACCTGGGTGCCCGCCCTGACCTGCGGGTTCGCCTTCGCCGTCGGCCAGTTCGTCGCCTCCAACTACGTCTCCGCGCAACTCGCCGACATCGGCGCCGCCTTGCTGGGCGCGGGCGCCCTCGTCGCCGTACCGCAGGCGCGCCGGCCCGCCGCCGAACCCGTACGCGCCGCCGTCCTGACCGGCGCGCGCAGCGAGGACCTCGACGAGGAGGACCCGCCGCGCGAAGTCCTGCGCGCCTACGCCCCGTACGCGCTGATCGTCGCGATCTTCTCCGTCGCCCAGATCCCGGTGGTGAAGGACTGGCTGGCCACCACGACACAGGCGTACGACTGGCCCTTCCTGAACGTCGCCGGCCCGGACGGCGACCCCGTAGGGGGCAATGTCTTCACCTGGCCGATCGTGTCCACCGGCGGCACCCTGGTGCTGCTCGCCGGGCTCTGCACGGCCGTCGTACTGGGGGTCCACGCGCGCGTGGCCGTCAGGGAGTGGATGGCGACGGTCCACGAACTGCGGTTCGCGATCCTCACCGTGACGTCCGTCCTGGCCCTCGCCCACGTCATGAACCTCTCCGGACAGGCCGCCACCATCGGCCACTTCGTGGCGGCGGCCGGCGCGGGGCTCGCCTTCCTGTCACCGGTCCTCGGCTGGTTCGGCGTCGCGGTCTCCGGCTCCGACACCTCCGCCAACGCGTTGTTCGGCGCCCTCCAGGTGAGCGCGGCCCGCGAGTCGGGCCTGTCGCCCGAACTGCTCGCCGCGGCCAACAGCTCCGGCGGGGTCCTCGGCAAGATGATCTCCCCGCAGAACCTGACCATCGCCTGCGCGGCCGTCGGCCTCGCCGGCCGCGAGGGCGACCTGCTGCGCAAGGTGCTGCCGTGGAGTCTGGGGCTGTTGCTGGTGATGTGCCTGATCGTGGTGGGGCAGAGCACGCCCGTACTGGAGTGGATGCTTCCGTAGCCGGTGAAGGGAGGGCTCACAGCGAGTCGGTGGGCGTACTCAGAGGTCATACAGCTGGCTGTCACATCAGGCGGGTAGTTTGGGGTGACCAATGAGACTTCTGGAGGGCCGGCCGTGGCTGCTGATCTGTCGACGATCGTGAAGGCGTACGACGTACGCGGGGTGGTCCCGGACCAGTGGGACGAGACGCTGGCCGAGCTTTTCGGGGCGGCCTTCGTGCGGGTGACCGGCGCGGACGCCCTTGTGACCGGGCACGACATGCGGCCCTCCTCGCCCGGCCTGTCGCGTGCCTTCGCGCGCGGGGCGGCGGCGCTCGGGGTGAACGTGACCGAGATCGGCCTCTGTTCGACGGACCAGCTGTACTACGCGTCGGGCGCGCTGAACCTGCCCGGCGCGATGTTCACGGCCTCCCACAACCCCGCCCAGTACAACGGCATCAAGATGTGCCGCGCGGGCGCCGCCCCCGTCGGCCAGGACACCGGCCTCGCCGAGATCCGCGAACTGGTCGAGGGCTGGAGCGAGTCGGGCGCGCCGGCCTCGGCCGCCACGCCGGGAACGATCACCCAGCGTGACACGTTGGAGGATTACGCGGCGCACCTCCGCGGCCTCGTCGACCTGACCTCCATCCGCCCCCTGAAGGTCGTCGTCGACGCGGGCAACGGCATGGGCGGACACACGGTCCCGACGGTCTTCGCCGGCCTGCCGCTGGACCTGGTCCCGATGTACTTCGAGCTGGACGGCACGTTCCCGAACCACGAGGCCAACCCCCTCGACCCGGCGAACATCGTCGACCTCCAGAAGCGCGTCCGCGAGGAGAGCGCCGACCTGGGCATCGCCTTCGACGGCGACGCCGACCGCTGCTTCGTCGTCGACGAGCAGGGCAACCCGGTCTCGCCCTCCGCGATCACCGCCCTGGTCGCCTCCCGTGAGCTCGCCAGGCACGGCGGCAAGGGCACGGTCATCCACAACCTGATCACCTCCTGGTCCGTCCCGGAGGTGGTGAAGGAGAACGGCGGCACGCCGGTGCGCACCCGCGTCGGCCACTCCTTCATCAAGGCCGAGATGGCCAGGACCGGCGCGATCTTCGGCGGCGAGCACTCCGCCCACTACTACTTCGCCGACTTCTGGAACGCCGATACGGGCATGCTGGCCGCCCTCCACGTCCTCGCGGCCCTCGGCGGCCAGGACGGCCCCCTCTCCGGCCTCGTAGCCCAGTACGACCGCTACGCCGGGTCCGGCGAGATCAACTCCACGGTCGACGACCAGACGGGCCGCCTCGCCGCGATCCGCTCCGCCTACGAGAGCCGGGAGGGCGTCACCCTGGACCAGCTGGACGGCCTCACCGTCACGTCCGCCGACTGGTGGTTCAACGTCCGCCCCTCCAACACCGAACCACTCCTCCGCCTGAACGCGGAAGCCCGCGACGAGGCCACGATGGCGAAGGTCCGGGACGAGGTGCTGGCGATCATCAGGGGCTGACTGCGGGACCGCGCCTGAGAAAGCACCCTGAGAAAGCACGGGGCGCAGCCCCTGCTTTTTCAGGGGCGCGGGGAACCGCGCGAGCAACCACACACAACCCGCACCCGCCCACGAACCCCCGCCTCCCGAGCTGCCAGGCGAAGCGGGGTCGAAGGGGCGCAGCCCCTGGGGGACGGGACGGGTAGGGGCGGCGGGGGCGAGACGCCCCAGAGCCCCAACCCCGGCGCCAACTCCCTCACGGCGGTACGCTGACCAGGCCGCACCGCACAACAACCCGCCCCCGAAGGGACCCGACATGCCGCTCGAAGCCGGCCTCCTGGAGATCCTCGCCTGCCCGGCGTGCCACGCCCCCCTCACGGAGGAGGAAACGGAGCTGGCCTGCACGAGCCAGGACTGCGGCCTCGCCTACCCGATCCGGGACGGCATCCCCGTACTCCTCGTCGACGAGGCCCGCCGCCCCGCGTGACCTACGCGACCGAGACTCTCGCGCAAGGCACCACGCACGCGCCGGGAAGCCCGACGCAGGCGTACAGGCGAACGTAAAGGCGAAAAGGCGTAAAAGGGCACCCGGCGAATCGGAGGCTGCCGCCCATGCTCGACGAATCGCTGCTAGACACCCCCGACGCCCTGTCGGAGGCGGACCATCGCGGCCTGCTCCGCGGCGCCGCCGAGGCCGGCGCCCGGGTCCGTACGGCCATCCGCCTCGGCATCGAGGCCGGCATCCCCGGCCTGAAACCGGACGGCCGCCCCCGCGCCCTCCTGATCGCGGGCCCCGGCATGGCCTCCGCGGGCGTCGCCGACCTGCTCGGCGCCCTCGCGGGCGCGAGCTGCCCCATCATCCGTCTCCACCCCACCGGCGTAGCCCCCGCCGCGGGCGCCCTCCGCTGGGAACTCCCCGGCTGGACGGGCCCGGTCGACCTCCTCCTGGTCGCCACCGCGGACGGCAGCGAACCCGGCCTGTCGCTCCTCGTCGACCAGGCGTACCGCCGCGGCAGCACGGTCGTCGCCGTCGCCCCGGCCCGCACCCCCGTCGCCGAGGCGGTGGAAGGCGCCCACGGCCTCTTCGTACCGATGGCGACCGCCCCGTACGAGCAGGAGGTGCCCCTCGGCGCCGCCGCTCCCGGCGTCCTGTGGGCGCTGCTCACCCCGATGCTCGCGCTGCTGGACCGCACCGGCCTGGTCGCCGCCCCGCCGGAAGCCCTGCAGAAGGTCGCCGACCGCCTCGACGGCGTGGCCGAGCGCTGCGGCCCGGCCATCGCCACGTACAGCAACCCCGCCAAGACGCTCGCTGCCGAGCTCGCCGACGGGCTCCCGGTGATCTGGACCGAGGGCCAGGCCGCAGGCCCGGTGGGCCGCCGTTTCGCGGCCGCGCTCGCCGAACTGGCGGGCCGCCCCTCCCTCGCCGCCCAGCTGCCCGAGGCCCTCGCCTCACACACCGTGCTGCTGTCCGGCCCGCTCGCCGCGAGCGCCGACCCCGACGACTTCTTCCGTGACCGCGTCGATGAGCCACCCGCCCTCCACGCGCGCGTGGTGGTCCTCCGCGACCGCCCGACCGGCGGTCTGAGCGCCGTACCGGCCGCCCGCGAGCTGGCCCTCAGCCACGACACCGCGATCAGCGAGCTGGAACCCGAGGAAGGCAGCGACCTGGAAACCCTCGCGGAGATGATCGCCATCACGGATTTCGCCGCCGTTTACCTGTCGCTCGCTTCCAGAGCCTGATCTTTACCGGAGCCCGACCCTGACCGGGGCCTCGGCCGGCTCCCCACCTACGGAGAAACACACACCATGGACCGCCTCGACAACACCGTCCGCCCCTACGCCTGGGGCTCGACCACCGCCATCCCGCAGCTCCTCGGCGTGGCACCCACCGGCGAGCCACAGGCGGAGATGTGGATGGGCGCCCACCCCGGAGCGCCCTCCCGCACCGGTCGCGGCCCTCTCACCGAGGTGATCGACGAGGACCCGGAACGTGAGTTGGGATCTCGAACCGTCGCCAAGTTCGGCCCCCGCCTCCCGTTCCTCCTGAAGCTCCTCGCCGCCGGCGCGCCCCTCTCCCTCCAGGTCCACCCCAACCTCGAACAGGCCAGGGAGGGGTACGAGGACGAGGAGCGCCGGGGCATCCCGATCGACGCGGGCCACCGCAACTACAAGGACGCCAACCACAAGCCCGAACTGATCTGCGCCCTCACGGAGTTCGACGGCCTCTGCGGCTTCCGCGACCCGCTCCGGGCCGCCGACCTGCTCGCCGCCCTCGACGTCGACTCCCTCAAGCCGTATGTCGACCTCCTGCACGCCCACCCCGAAGAGGCCGCCCTGCGCGAGGTGCTGACCGCCGTCCTGGGCGCCGACCCCGAGGAGATGGCCCACACGGTCACCGAGGCCGCGGCCGCCTGCGCCCGCCTCGGCGGCGACTACGCCCCGTACGCCGACATCGCCCACCACTACCCGGGCGACCCCGGCGTCATCGCCGCCATGCTCCTCAATCACGTCCGCCTGCAGCCCGGCGAGGCCCTGTTCCTCGGCGCCGGAATCCCGCACGCCTACCTGAACGGCCTCGGCGTCGAGATCATGGCCAACTCCGACAACGTCCTGCGCTGCGGCCTGACCCCCAAGCACGTCGACGTCCCCGAACTCCTGCGCATCGTCCGCTTCGAGGCGACCGACCCCGGCGTCCTGCGCCCCGAGGCGTCCCCCGACGGCGAGGAGGTCTACGAGACCCCCATCGAGGAGTTCCGCCTCTCCCGCTACGTCCTCCCCGAGGCCACCGCCGCGCACGACCTCACCCGCGCCACCCCGCAGATCCTCCTCTGCACGGCCGGTTCCGTCCGCGCCGGCGAACACACGCTCGCCCCCGGCGAATCCGTCTTCGTACCGGCGGACCAGAAGGCCGAGGTGTCCGGACCGGGCACGCTGTTCCGCGCCACCGTGGTCGCCTGAACGGCGTGAACCCCTCCTGATCCACAGCCTGGCGCACCGCCGCCGGACCGGGCTGCAACAATGCCCCCTGCAAAAGGCTGGCAAAGCCCGGCCGGTGACGGACGGAAGCGTGGGTACCCATGCCCATGCACAGACATATGCGTAGGCGAAGGGAACCCCGGACACATGAGCGCGTCAGGCGGCACCAAGGCGATCGTGGCGGCACTCGCCGCCAACCTCGCGATCGCGGTAGCGAAGTTCGTGGCGTTCCTCTTCAGCCACTCGTCGTCGATGCTCGCCGAGTCCGTGCACTCCCTCGCGGACTCCGGCAACCAGGCGCTGCTGCTCCTCGGCGGCAAGAAGGCCAAGCGCGAGGCGACCCCGCAACACCCCTTCGGCTACGGCCGCGAACGCTACATCTACGCCTTCCTCGTCTCCATCGTCCTCTTCTCCGTGGGCGGTATGTTCGCCCTCTACGAGGGCTACGAGAAGATCAAGCACCCGCACGAGATCGAGAACTGGTACTGGCCGGTCGGCGTCCTCGTCTTCGCGATCATCGCCGAGACCTTCTCCTTCCGGACCGCCATCAAGGAGTCCAACGCCCTGCGGGGCAAGAAGTCCTGGACCGAGTTCGTCCGCCACGCCAAGGCCCCCGAACTGCCGGTCGTCCTCCTGGAGGACCTCGGCGCCCTCGTCGGCCTGATCCTCGCCCTCGGCGGCGTCGGCCTCGCCCTGCTCACCGGCGACGGCGTCTGGGACGGCATCGGCACCCTCTGCATCGGCGTCCTGCTCATCCTGATCGCGATCGTCCTCGCCGCCGAGACGAAGTCCCTGCTCCTCGGCGAGGCCGCGGGCGCCGAGGACGTCGAGAAGATCGCGAAGGCCGTCGTCGACGGCGACACCGTCACCCGCGTCATCCACATGCGCACCCTCCACCTCGGCCCCGAGGAACTCCTCGTCGCCGCCAAGATCGCCGTCCAGCACGACGACACGGCCACCGAGATCGCCAACGCCATCGACGCGGCCGAGGCCCGCATCCGCGAGGCCGTCCCGATCGCCCGCGTCATCTACCTGGAGCCCGACATCTACAGCGAGGCGGAGGCCGCCAGGGGCGCCGACCCCGACGCCGCCCCCGGCGGCCCGGCCCCCACCGCCGAGCACTGACCCACCAGCCACTCCCCAGGACACCGGGGCCCGTCGCGAACCGCAGCGACGGGCCCTTTCCCGTCCCCGCCCAACGGATCTCCGCCCCAGCCACCCTCTTCGGCTTGATCTGTACGCAGGCGGACTGGGGCAGGCCGGGCCGACCGGTGTAGCTTGGGACGGAGCCAGACGTCGCTGCTGATGGCGGTCGGGCGGTCCCACCGAGGACCGGCCGAGGGAGAGAGGGCCTCCGACGGACTGTGCTGCGCGCACGCGGGCATGCCTGTGTCCTCTTCGGGCACTCCTGTGTC
Encoded proteins:
- a CDS encoding DUF5719 family protein, whose protein sequence is MNRTTLSLIAGTTALAAVTGFAALTAPDASGGDTTTKAAAQLPVQRTSLLCPQPSTSDVAETAYTSFTPVTEGTGAEGSAELVAAGEESTGKANKTDKADKGKADKPVVEVKGPGKPVTGSTDGGDSPALIGTAEEKFAPGWTVQETTEVAAGTGRGLLGVNCTAPDTEFWFPGAGTVADRTDYVHLTNPDDSAAVVDIELYGKDGALKSTVGEGITVQPRSTEPVLLSTLATAKEADLTVHVSVRSGRVAAAVQALDDKLGGDWLAAATDPAAELVLPGIPKDATSVRLVVFAPGETDADLKLRLASPNGPITPAGNETLHVKGGMTASADLGDITRGEAGSLLLTPTDASVPVVAALRVVRGKGDNQETAFIPATRPVGTRATVADNRAKGTTLALTAPTRTAKVKVTASAGTTAGEPTTKTFTIKAGTTQNIDMPAPAGLKGTYALTVEPVSGGPVYASRTLESKLGTLPAFTIQTLPNDRGTVAVPEAEQDLSVLQR
- a CDS encoding DUF3499 domain-containing protein codes for the protein MESRRGPLKSAVPSNVVSPVRRCSRTACGRPAVATLTYVYADSTAVLGPLATYAEPHCYDLCAEHSERLTAPRGWEVVRLLDGSAPARPSGDDLEALANAVREAARPQRRAAEAGGGARSADPMEVARRGHLRVLRSPDN
- a CDS encoding L-lactate permease, with amino-acid sequence MYVQELEPVAGSLGLSALVATLPLVIVLVLLGGVRLKAHLAGLIGLLAAVLVAWLAYRMPLGQTLSSAAQGAAFGLFPIMWIVVNALWVYRMTVHTRHFDILRRSFGRLSDDPRIQALVVAFCFGALLEALAGFGAPVAICSVMLVALGFEPVKAAVVALVANTAPVAFGAMGTPVVTLAQVTELPLDTVASVVGRQTPLLALVVPLVLVWLVDGRRGLRETWVPALTCGFAFAVGQFVASNYVSAQLADIGAALLGAGALVAVPQARRPAAEPVRAAVLTGARSEDLDEEDPPREVLRAYAPYALIVAIFSVAQIPVVKDWLATTTQAYDWPFLNVAGPDGDPVGGNVFTWPIVSTGGTLVLLAGLCTAVVLGVHARVAVREWMATVHELRFAILTVTSVLALAHVMNLSGQAATIGHFVAAAGAGLAFLSPVLGWFGVAVSGSDTSANALFGALQVSAARESGLSPELLAAANSSGGVLGKMISPQNLTIACAAVGLAGREGDLLRKVLPWSLGLLLVMCLIVVGQSTPVLEWMLP
- the manA gene encoding mannose-6-phosphate isomerase, class I produces the protein MDRLDNTVRPYAWGSTTAIPQLLGVAPTGEPQAEMWMGAHPGAPSRTGRGPLTEVIDEDPERELGSRTVAKFGPRLPFLLKLLAAGAPLSLQVHPNLEQAREGYEDEERRGIPIDAGHRNYKDANHKPELICALTEFDGLCGFRDPLRAADLLAALDVDSLKPYVDLLHAHPEEAALREVLTAVLGADPEEMAHTVTEAAAACARLGGDYAPYADIAHHYPGDPGVIAAMLLNHVRLQPGEALFLGAGIPHAYLNGLGVEIMANSDNVLRCGLTPKHVDVPELLRIVRFEATDPGVLRPEASPDGEEVYETPIEEFRLSRYVLPEATAAHDLTRATPQILLCTAGSVRAGEHTLAPGESVFVPADQKAEVSGPGTLFRATVVA
- a CDS encoding Trm112 family protein, whose translation is MPLEAGLLEILACPACHAPLTEEETELACTSQDCGLAYPIRDGIPVLLVDEARRPA
- a CDS encoding phosphomannomutase/phosphoglucomutase translates to MAADLSTIVKAYDVRGVVPDQWDETLAELFGAAFVRVTGADALVTGHDMRPSSPGLSRAFARGAAALGVNVTEIGLCSTDQLYYASGALNLPGAMFTASHNPAQYNGIKMCRAGAAPVGQDTGLAEIRELVEGWSESGAPASAATPGTITQRDTLEDYAAHLRGLVDLTSIRPLKVVVDAGNGMGGHTVPTVFAGLPLDLVPMYFELDGTFPNHEANPLDPANIVDLQKRVREESADLGIAFDGDADRCFVVDEQGNPVSPSAITALVASRELARHGGKGTVIHNLITSWSVPEVVKENGGTPVRTRVGHSFIKAEMARTGAIFGGEHSAHYYFADFWNADTGMLAALHVLAALGGQDGPLSGLVAQYDRYAGSGEINSTVDDQTGRLAAIRSAYESREGVTLDQLDGLTVTSADWWFNVRPSNTEPLLRLNAEARDEATMAKVRDEVLAIIRG
- a CDS encoding metallopeptidase family protein, giving the protein MENLVPPRAASAPGPRRRDRHGRGMRGPIAPPQVPLAASRAEMFADLVQDSVERLERRWPQLTDVDFLVLEVPRLDGPGDAEWNDEAVPLGGIVVAREGRPARVVVYRRPVEIRTKGRDERAALVHEVVVEQVAELLGLNPETVDPRYGED
- a CDS encoding cation diffusion facilitator family transporter, which translates into the protein MSASGGTKAIVAALAANLAIAVAKFVAFLFSHSSSMLAESVHSLADSGNQALLLLGGKKAKREATPQHPFGYGRERYIYAFLVSIVLFSVGGMFALYEGYEKIKHPHEIENWYWPVGVLVFAIIAETFSFRTAIKESNALRGKKSWTEFVRHAKAPELPVVLLEDLGALVGLILALGGVGLALLTGDGVWDGIGTLCIGVLLILIAIVLAAETKSLLLGEAAGAEDVEKIAKAVVDGDTVTRVIHMRTLHLGPEELLVAAKIAVQHDDTATEIANAIDAAEARIREAVPIARVIYLEPDIYSEAEAARGADPDAAPGGPAPTAEH
- a CDS encoding SIS domain-containing protein codes for the protein MLDESLLDTPDALSEADHRGLLRGAAEAGARVRTAIRLGIEAGIPGLKPDGRPRALLIAGPGMASAGVADLLGALAGASCPIIRLHPTGVAPAAGALRWELPGWTGPVDLLLVATADGSEPGLSLLVDQAYRRGSTVVAVAPARTPVAEAVEGAHGLFVPMATAPYEQEVPLGAAAPGVLWALLTPMLALLDRTGLVAAPPEALQKVADRLDGVAERCGPAIATYSNPAKTLAAELADGLPVIWTEGQAAGPVGRRFAAALAELAGRPSLAAQLPEALASHTVLLSGPLAASADPDDFFRDRVDEPPALHARVVVLRDRPTGGLSAVPAARELALSHDTAISELEPEEGSDLETLAEMIAITDFAAVYLSLASRA